The following proteins are encoded in a genomic region of Phycisphaera sp.:
- a CDS encoding B12-binding domain-containing protein: MPETKPYDKSYDPLQAFIELFKDVDSVGATVEEKKDLTLEERLRAHIIDGEKENLHDTLEEAMQKYKPLEIVNDHLLDGMKTVGELFGSGQMQLPFVLQSAEVMKMAVAHLEPHMEKIEGEGKGSIVLATVKGDVHDIGKNLVDIILSNNGYTVHNIGIKQTLPQILEAWKETKADAIGLSGLLVKSVTVMEENLKELNAQDIDVPIILGGAALTRHYCESHLRDLYAGKVFYGKDAFEGLRTMDMLKGGKTDVLDGEISERLTKRSDAQKVVAEARAKKAERQDDFAASKDSGAATAERVRSAVATDIDVPEAPFWGSRVVETIKLDEIYPFINKTALYRGQWQFKKGSMSPEEYERFLDDKVHPVFDRLTAQLRDENVLHPRVAYGYWPVQSDGDDLIVFDADDHDKEIERFRFPRQDGKKNLCIADFFKSVDSGHKDVLGLTCVTMGEQVTEFANKLRADNDYKEYLFVHGMGVESAEALAELWHKRIRAELGIGGEDSPKIPDLFRQKYRGSRYSPGYPACPDMSDQGIIWRLLQPERIGCELTENWQIDPEQSTSAFVVHHPQAKYFNV, from the coding sequence TTGCCTGAGACCAAGCCCTACGACAAGAGCTACGACCCCCTCCAGGCCTTCATCGAACTCTTCAAGGACGTCGACAGCGTCGGTGCCACAGTTGAAGAGAAGAAGGACCTCACCCTTGAAGAGCGCCTGCGCGCCCACATCATCGACGGCGAGAAGGAAAATCTTCATGACACCCTCGAAGAGGCGATGCAGAAGTACAAGCCCCTCGAGATCGTCAACGACCACCTGCTCGACGGCATGAAGACCGTCGGCGAGCTCTTCGGCAGCGGCCAGATGCAACTCCCCTTCGTGCTGCAATCGGCCGAGGTCATGAAGATGGCCGTCGCGCATCTCGAGCCCCACATGGAGAAGATCGAGGGCGAGGGCAAGGGCTCCATCGTGCTGGCGACCGTGAAGGGCGACGTCCACGACATCGGCAAGAACCTCGTCGACATCATCCTCTCCAACAACGGCTACACCGTCCACAACATCGGCATCAAGCAGACCCTGCCGCAGATCCTGGAGGCATGGAAGGAAACCAAGGCCGACGCCATCGGCCTGAGCGGCCTGCTGGTCAAGTCCGTCACCGTGATGGAAGAGAACCTCAAGGAATTGAACGCCCAGGACATCGACGTGCCCATCATCCTCGGCGGTGCCGCCCTCACGCGGCACTACTGCGAGAGCCACCTGCGCGACCTCTACGCCGGCAAGGTCTTCTACGGCAAGGATGCGTTCGAGGGCCTGCGCACCATGGACATGCTCAAGGGCGGCAAGACCGACGTGCTCGACGGCGAGATTAGCGAACGTTTGACCAAGCGCTCCGACGCCCAGAAGGTCGTCGCTGAAGCGCGTGCCAAGAAAGCCGAGCGGCAGGATGACTTCGCCGCTTCAAAAGACAGCGGGGCTGCCACCGCCGAGCGTGTGCGCAGCGCCGTGGCCACCGACATCGACGTGCCCGAGGCCCCCTTCTGGGGCTCGCGCGTGGTCGAGACCATCAAGCTCGACGAGATCTACCCCTTCATCAACAAGACCGCCCTCTATCGCGGCCAGTGGCAGTTCAAGAAGGGCTCGATGAGCCCCGAGGAATACGAGCGATTCCTCGACGACAAGGTCCATCCGGTCTTCGATCGGCTTACCGCACAGCTCCGCGACGAGAACGTTCTGCACCCCCGCGTGGCCTACGGCTACTGGCCCGTGCAGAGCGACGGTGACGACCTCATCGTGTTCGACGCCGACGATCACGACAAGGAGATCGAGCGCTTCCGCTTCCCGCGCCAGGACGGCAAGAAGAACCTCTGCATCGCCGACTTCTTCAAGAGTGTCGACAGCGGTCACAAGGACGTGCTGGGGCTCACGTGCGTCACGATGGGTGAACAGGTCACCGAATTTGCTAACAAGCTCCGCGCCGACAACGACTACAAGGAGTACCTCTTCGTCCACGGCATGGGCGTTGAGAGCGCCGAGGCGCTCGCCGAACTCTGGCACAAGCGCATCCGGGCCGAGCTGGGCATCGGCGGCGAGGATTCTCCAAAGATCCCCGACCTCTTCCGCCAGAAGTATCGAGGCAGCCGATACAGCCCGGGCTACCCCGCCTGCCCCGACATGAGCGACCAGGGCATCATCTGGCGCTTGCTGCAGCCCGAACGCATCGGCTGCGAGCTCACCGAGAACTGGCAGATCGATCCCGAGCAGAGCACCAGCGCGTTCGTGGTCCACCATCCGCAGGCAAAGTACTTCAATGTCTGA
- a CDS encoding homocysteine S-methyltransferase family protein gives MTANDPLFASPFARAMASRVLVLDGAMGTSLYSRDLTVEGDYCGCENCTDILVDSRPDVVEEIHKEFLEVGADCVETNSFGANTLVLGEFDLSEKAFEFSRKSAEIARSAADAYSTKDKPRFVMGSMGPGTKLITLGNTTWQAMLDSYTQQALGLIEGGVDAFLIETCQDLLQVKCAVNACLRALEQKGKSVSDVPICVSVTIEQTGTMLMGTSIEAAAHALRRYPILSLGLNCATGPTEMAEYIGWLGKYWDRHVSVAPNAGLPVLVEGRTEYPLKPGPFAEAQQRFIEQSGVGLVGGCCGTTPEHIKQLAEMVNGREAERTERATMPASCTSLYQPVEYRQDNSFLIVGERCNASGSRKFKRLLEEEDWDGIVALAKNQVREGSHVLDVNVDYAGRDNAADMREVVQRLVRQVDAPLMIDSTQVATIEAGLQCAGGKCIINSANFEDGEEKFDAICAMAKTYGAALVIGTIDEDPEAAMARTADRKFAIAERSIKRATEVHGLDETDIFIDPLVLPISTGMDDDRRSALALIEGTKRIAEAFPNVQITCGLSNVSFGLKPAARQVLNSVFLDELVKAGMTSAIVHASKILPLAKINDDQKRVAMHLVYDKRDTSIGGTGLPAEDEQKTEEVALA, from the coding sequence ATGACCGCGAACGATCCCCTGTTTGCCAGCCCCTTCGCTCGGGCCATGGCCAGCCGCGTGCTGGTGCTCGACGGCGCCATGGGCACCAGCCTGTACAGCCGCGACCTGACGGTCGAGGGCGACTACTGCGGCTGCGAGAACTGCACCGACATCCTGGTCGACAGCCGACCCGACGTGGTCGAGGAGATCCACAAGGAGTTCCTCGAGGTTGGGGCCGACTGCGTCGAGACCAACAGCTTCGGTGCCAACACGCTGGTGCTGGGCGAGTTCGACCTGTCCGAGAAGGCGTTCGAGTTCAGCCGCAAGTCGGCCGAGATCGCCCGGTCTGCCGCCGATGCCTATTCGACCAAGGACAAGCCCCGCTTCGTCATGGGCTCGATGGGCCCGGGCACCAAGCTCATCACGCTGGGCAATACGACCTGGCAGGCGATGCTCGACAGCTACACCCAGCAGGCGCTGGGCCTGATCGAGGGCGGCGTCGACGCGTTCCTGATCGAGACCTGCCAGGACCTCTTGCAGGTCAAGTGCGCCGTCAACGCCTGCCTGCGCGCGCTCGAGCAGAAAGGCAAGTCGGTCTCCGACGTCCCCATCTGCGTCAGCGTCACCATCGAGCAGACCGGCACCATGCTCATGGGCACCAGCATCGAGGCCGCGGCCCACGCCCTGCGGCGCTACCCCATCCTCAGCCTGGGCCTCAACTGCGCCACCGGCCCGACGGAGATGGCCGAATACATCGGCTGGCTCGGTAAGTACTGGGACCGCCACGTCTCGGTAGCCCCCAACGCGGGCCTGCCCGTGCTGGTCGAGGGCCGCACCGAGTACCCGCTCAAGCCCGGCCCCTTCGCCGAGGCCCAGCAGCGATTCATTGAGCAGAGCGGCGTGGGCCTGGTGGGCGGCTGCTGTGGCACCACGCCCGAGCACATCAAGCAATTGGCTGAGATGGTGAATGGTCGCGAGGCCGAGCGCACCGAGCGGGCGACTATGCCCGCCAGTTGCACCAGCCTCTACCAGCCCGTCGAGTACCGCCAGGACAATTCGTTCCTCATCGTGGGCGAGCGGTGCAACGCCTCGGGCAGCCGCAAGTTCAAGCGCCTGCTCGAAGAGGAAGACTGGGACGGCATCGTCGCCCTGGCCAAGAACCAGGTGCGCGAGGGCAGCCACGTGCTGGACGTCAACGTCGACTACGCCGGCCGCGACAACGCCGCCGACATGCGCGAGGTGGTCCAGCGGCTCGTCCGCCAGGTCGACGCCCCGCTCATGATCGATAGCACCCAGGTGGCCACCATCGAGGCCGGCCTGCAGTGCGCGGGCGGCAAGTGCATCATCAACAGCGCCAACTTCGAGGACGGCGAGGAGAAGTTCGACGCCATCTGTGCCATGGCCAAGACCTACGGCGCCGCCCTGGTCATCGGCACCATCGACGAAGACCCCGAGGCCGCCATGGCCCGCACCGCCGACCGCAAGTTCGCCATCGCCGAGCGGTCCATCAAGCGAGCGACCGAGGTCCACGGGCTCGATGAGACCGACATCTTCATCGATCCGCTGGTGCTGCCGATCTCGACGGGCATGGACGACGATCGCCGCAGCGCGCTCGCCCTTATCGAGGGCACCAAGCGGATCGCCGAGGCGTTCCCCAACGTGCAGATCACCTGCGGCCTGAGCAACGTGAGCTTCGGGCTCAAGCCCGCCGCGCGGCAGGTGCTCAACAGCGTGTTCCTCGACGAGCTGGTCAAGGCCGGCATGACCAGCGCTATTGTGCATGCCAGCAAGATCCTGCCGCTGGCGAAGATCAACGACGACCAGAAGCGTGTGGCGATGCACCTGGTCTACGACAAGCGCGACACGAGCATCGGCGGCACCGGCCTGCCCGCCGAAGACGAGCAGAAGACCGAGGAGGTCGCCCTTGCCTGA
- a CDS encoding DUF2071 domain-containing protein has product MPASHRPYPPPRTPWIMAMHWSRLIFMHWSVPVESLRPHVPPMLDIDTSDGHAWLGIVPFTMTGVRARFTPALPGPGAFHELNVRTYVTHEDKPGVWFFSLDAASRLAVEAARFGFNLAYFKARMSLTEHDGSVEYASERVDARGQAASLRCSYRGEGAPSRTTPGSLEDFLTSRYRLFASELPPREPRRLWVGEIDHEPWQLAPASCDVRHNSMAAPLGIDTPADKALLHMAEPITVRAWRPRRVL; this is encoded by the coding sequence GTGCCCGCCAGCCACCGCCCCTACCCGCCACCACGAACGCCGTGGATCATGGCCATGCACTGGTCGCGATTGATCTTCATGCACTGGTCGGTGCCGGTTGAATCGCTCCGCCCCCACGTCCCACCCATGCTCGACATCGACACGTCCGATGGCCACGCCTGGCTCGGCATTGTCCCCTTCACCATGACCGGCGTGCGCGCCCGGTTCACGCCCGCGCTGCCCGGGCCTGGGGCCTTCCACGAGCTCAACGTTCGCACGTACGTGACGCATGAAGACAAGCCGGGCGTGTGGTTCTTCAGCCTCGACGCCGCCAGCCGCCTGGCCGTCGAGGCGGCACGCTTCGGCTTCAACCTGGCCTACTTCAAGGCCCGCATGTCGCTCACCGAGCATGATGGCAGTGTGGAATACGCCAGCGAGCGCGTCGATGCTCGCGGCCAAGCCGCCTCGCTGCGATGCTCGTATCGGGGCGAGGGTGCGCCATCACGAACCACACCGGGCTCGCTCGAAGACTTCCTGACCAGCCGCTACCGCTTGTTCGCCAGCGAGCTGCCCCCACGCGAGCCAAGGCGTCTGTGGGTCGGTGAGATCGACCACGAACCCTGGCAGCTCGCGCCCGCGTCGTGCGATGTTCGGCACAACTCCATGGCGGCGCCGCTGGGCATCGACACGCCAGCCGACAAGGCCTTGCTGCACATGGCCGAACCGATCACGGTCCGGGCGTGGCGTCCCCGCCGAGTGCTCTGA
- a CDS encoding NAD-dependent succinate-semialdehyde dehydrogenase → MDSKDNLKTDNLINGSWIKADDGTTLDVTDPATDEIVATIPSVGEAESKRAIDAAHEAFGPWAKRPAAERGKLVRKLGELMLRDADRLAAIMTAEQGKPLSEAKGEINYAASFLEWAAGEAPRMYGETIPANSNDKRILVMRQPVGVCAIITPWNFPAAMITRKIGPALAAGCTVVVKPAELTPLSAIAIGELAIEAGLPAGTVNIVTGDSKAVAGPMFENSRVRKLSFTGSTPVGQVLMKQASENLLRLSMELGGHAPFIVFDDADLDRAVSAAVACKFRNAGQTCICANRFYVESGIYETFMDRFAKAVEKLKVGRGTQEGVDLGPLINDKAIQKVQEHVEDAKSKGATIKVGGEMVKLDGLADRFYAPTVIDGMKPDMKCASEETFGPVAPVAKFEKDQEAIDAANNTPFGLASYFFTSNATRLMRVAEALEYGIVGANDAAPSTAQAPFGGVKHSGFGREGGKYVMEEYTSLKYVSWGLV, encoded by the coding sequence GTGGACTCCAAGGACAACCTCAAGACCGACAACCTGATCAACGGCTCGTGGATCAAGGCCGACGACGGCACCACGCTCGATGTTACCGATCCGGCGACCGATGAGATCGTCGCCACCATCCCCAGTGTGGGTGAAGCTGAGTCGAAGCGCGCCATCGACGCGGCGCACGAGGCGTTCGGCCCGTGGGCCAAGCGGCCCGCCGCCGAGCGCGGCAAGCTGGTGCGCAAGCTGGGCGAGCTGATGCTGCGCGACGCCGACCGGCTGGCGGCGATCATGACCGCCGAGCAGGGCAAGCCGCTGAGCGAGGCGAAGGGCGAGATCAACTACGCCGCGTCGTTCCTGGAGTGGGCCGCCGGCGAGGCGCCGCGGATGTATGGCGAGACCATCCCCGCCAACAGCAACGACAAGCGCATCCTCGTGATGCGCCAGCCCGTGGGCGTGTGCGCGATTATTACACCGTGGAACTTCCCCGCCGCGATGATCACGCGGAAGATCGGGCCCGCCCTGGCGGCCGGATGCACGGTGGTGGTCAAGCCCGCCGAGTTGACCCCGCTCAGCGCGATCGCCATCGGCGAGCTGGCGATCGAGGCCGGGCTGCCCGCGGGCACGGTGAACATCGTCACGGGCGATAGCAAGGCGGTCGCCGGGCCCATGTTCGAAAACAGCCGCGTGCGCAAGCTGAGTTTTACCGGCTCGACGCCGGTGGGCCAGGTGCTGATGAAGCAGGCCAGCGAGAACTTGTTGAGGCTCTCGATGGAGCTCGGCGGGCACGCGCCGTTCATTGTGTTCGATGATGCCGACCTCGACCGCGCCGTGAGCGCGGCGGTCGCGTGCAAGTTCCGCAACGCCGGGCAGACGTGCATCTGCGCCAATCGCTTTTACGTCGAGAGCGGCATCTACGAGACGTTCATGGATCGCTTCGCCAAGGCCGTCGAGAAGCTCAAGGTGGGCCGCGGCACGCAGGAGGGCGTGGACCTCGGTCCGCTCATCAATGACAAGGCCATCCAGAAAGTCCAGGAGCACGTGGAAGACGCCAAGAGCAAAGGCGCGACGATCAAGGTGGGCGGCGAGATGGTGAAGCTCGACGGCCTGGCCGACCGCTTCTACGCCCCCACCGTCATCGACGGCATGAAGCCCGACATGAAGTGCGCCAGCGAGGAGACCTTCGGCCCCGTCGCCCCCGTGGCAAAGTTTGAAAAGGACCAGGAGGCCATCGACGCAGCCAACAACACGCCCTTCGGGCTCGCGAGCTACTTCTTCACCAGCAACGCCACCCGGCTGATGCGGGTCGCAGAGGCCCTGGAGTACGGCATCGTCGGCGCCAACGACGCGGCACCCTCGACCGCGCAAGCCCCATTCGGCGGCGTGAAGCACTCGGGCTTCGGCCGCGAGGGTGGGAAGTATGTGATGGAGGAGTACACGAGCTTGAAGTATGTGTCGTGGGGGTTGGTGTAG
- a CDS encoding aspartate aminotransferase family protein, protein MPATASTDTAQAASAALVARRQKVVCSGVGMLSPMTAASADGAIITDADGNEFIDFASGIGVMGVGHSDPAVVEAVRQQVGTLQHACIHVATYEPYVALCEKLVDLFPHHEDASDSTKAMLISTGAEAVENAIKIARQATGRAGVICFAGAFHGRTLLAATLTSKTRLKEGCGPYAPEVYRLPFPKALPGEAIHEAAVVERELVRLERAFVDTVSPTQVAAIIIEVVQGEGGFNVAPKAYLEGLRRICDEHGIVLIFDEVQSGFCRTGRWAGYEHSGVKPDLSPWAKAMGGGLPIACVIGKASVMDKVNPGTLGGTYGGNPVACAAALATIKRMEELDLNARATRIGDTIHRRFSELAGKVKAVTEIRGLGAMKAIELCEDGDSAKPSAAMVKAVIDDCRSKGLLVIAAGVAGNCIRVLTPLVITDEQLDRGLDILCKSIEQHANGSGSK, encoded by the coding sequence GTGCCAGCTACCGCCTCGACAGATACCGCCCAGGCCGCCTCGGCCGCCCTCGTCGCCCGCCGCCAGAAGGTGGTCTGCTCGGGCGTGGGCATGCTTAGCCCCATGACCGCCGCCAGCGCCGATGGTGCCATCATCACCGACGCCGATGGCAACGAGTTCATCGACTTTGCCAGCGGCATCGGCGTGATGGGCGTGGGCCATTCCGACCCGGCAGTGGTCGAGGCCGTCCGCCAGCAGGTTGGCACGCTCCAGCACGCGTGCATCCACGTGGCGACCTACGAGCCCTACGTGGCCCTGTGCGAGAAGCTCGTCGACCTCTTCCCGCATCACGAGGACGCGAGCGATAGCACGAAGGCCATGCTCATCAGCACCGGGGCCGAGGCGGTCGAGAACGCCATCAAGATCGCCCGCCAGGCCACCGGCCGCGCGGGCGTGATCTGTTTTGCGGGTGCCTTCCACGGCCGGACGCTACTGGCCGCCACGCTGACCAGCAAGACGCGCCTGAAAGAAGGCTGCGGCCCGTACGCGCCCGAGGTCTACCGGTTGCCCTTTCCCAAGGCGCTGCCGGGCGAGGCGATTCACGAAGCAGCGGTGGTCGAGCGCGAGCTGGTGCGCCTGGAGCGTGCCTTCGTCGACACCGTGTCGCCCACGCAGGTCGCGGCCATCATCATCGAGGTCGTCCAGGGCGAGGGCGGCTTCAACGTCGCGCCCAAGGCGTACTTAGAAGGCTTACGTCGAATCTGCGACGAGCACGGCATCGTGCTCATCTTTGATGAGGTCCAGTCGGGCTTCTGCCGCACGGGCAGGTGGGCGGGGTACGAGCACAGCGGCGTGAAGCCCGATCTTTCGCCCTGGGCCAAGGCCATGGGCGGCGGGCTGCCCATCGCGTGCGTCATCGGCAAGGCCAGCGTGATGGACAAGGTGAACCCCGGCACGCTGGGGGGCACCTACGGCGGCAACCCCGTGGCGTGCGCCGCGGCGCTCGCGACGATCAAGCGGATGGAAGAGCTCGACCTGAACGCACGGGCCACGCGCATCGGCGACACCATCCACCGCCGATTCAGCGAACTGGCCGGCAAGGTCAAGGCCGTCACCGAGATCCGTGGGCTTGGCGCCATGAAGGCCATCGAATTGTGCGAGGACGGTGATTCCGCCAAGCCTTCCGCCGCGATGGTCAAGGCGGTCATCGACGACTGCCGGAGCAAGGGCCTGCTGGTCATCGCCGCGGGCGTGGCGGGCAACTGCATCCGAGTACTGACGCCGCTGGTGATCACCGACGAGCAACTGGACCGCGGGCTCGACATCTTGTGCAAGAGCATCGAACAGCACGCGAACGGCTCGGGATCGAAATAG
- a CDS encoding CsbD family protein → MNQDTMQGNWKQLKGKAKERWGKLTDDELDQIEGKRDQLAGKIQEKYGKSREEAENEVDEFKKSCNC, encoded by the coding sequence ATGAACCAAGACACCATGCAAGGTAACTGGAAGCAGCTTAAGGGCAAAGCCAAGGAGCGCTGGGGCAAGCTGACCGACGACGAGCTCGACCAGATCGAGGGCAAGCGCGACCAGCTCGCCGGCAAGATCCAGGAGAAGTACGGCAAGTCCCGAGAAGAGGCTGAGAACGAAGTCGACGAGTTCAAGAAGTCCTGCAACTGCTGA
- a CDS encoding type 1 glutamine amidotransferase, which produces MTTTNKKLEGKTIAILSTDGFEQSELEQPLTALQEAGAEVHIVTPDGKDIRGWNDGDWGDTVNADRSITDARADNYDALVLPGGVMNPDKLRTREDATTFVREFFKAGKPVSAICHAPWILIDCGVLDGREVTSWPSLKNDLKNAGARWVDKEVVCDQALTTSRSPADLPAFIDKTIEEIREGKHAGQKTA; this is translated from the coding sequence ATGACCACAACCAACAAGAAACTTGAAGGCAAGACCATTGCAATCCTCTCCACCGACGGGTTCGAGCAGAGCGAACTCGAACAACCCCTAACCGCCCTCCAGGAGGCCGGTGCGGAGGTCCACATTGTCACGCCCGATGGCAAGGACATCCGAGGCTGGAACGACGGAGACTGGGGCGACACCGTCAACGCCGATCGTTCGATCACCGACGCTCGGGCCGACAACTACGATGCCTTGGTCCTGCCCGGCGGCGTGATGAACCCAGACAAGCTGCGGACGCGGGAAGACGCGACGACGTTCGTGCGTGAGTTCTTCAAGGCCGGCAAGCCCGTGAGCGCCATCTGCCACGCGCCCTGGATCCTCATCGATTGTGGCGTTCTTGACGGCCGCGAGGTGACCAGTTGGCCGTCGCTGAAGAACGACCTGAAGAACGCCGGTGCCCGCTGGGTCGACAAGGAAGTCGTATGCGATCAGGCGCTAACGACAAGCCGCTCGCCCGCCGACCTGCCCGCGTTCATCGACAAGACCATCGAGGAGATCCGTGAGGGCAAGCACGCCGGCCAGAAGACCGCATGA
- a CDS encoding protein kinase, which produces MTHGPDSQGRTSGKQDPTVIVSLDPWEHEPDTQADSTDDLTGLNAGSYELLEFIGGGAMGRVYRARKRGRQRQRAIKVLRPTDGQAEALIHEAIDHPNVVAVEDFGTLTDRQGRERPYIVMELLSRGAALDYWIAEHKPALDERLRLIEEAARGVAYAHSLGVLHHDLKPANILVDRFGTAKVADFGLAQLRIEAGHTPSGGTRAYQSPEQCSLSATDLDARSDVYALGATLFSSLTDGAVPVPMPAIPTREETRRIKLESDPMLSLLPADTPLALVSLLRKALAAQREDRHESAHAFANAIAQVRAEGRTPVGRGKAVLAGWCRTRPRLVAWVLGMVIGLVLAFAFSFPLRMFRPLENWYLAQLPALDAETVNDFEEVRIVRMPPPFEMVALATELGVKGVQASPARTWRPMHGQFVDAMSQAGARVVAFDLYFPQAWPELDAPFAAAIERSTERGTPVVIGANSWIVDAADRPVMPEAFGQAGARWGSLLLDLAGPLPLIPLVAQPPEGEGLPSFVLATNAAALQPQAQFSAWTTADGVRMRFWQPVGDTGQRRRIGVDVLWPAAIQQSVSRVPKAARRGRGEDWNMAYTQRAVFGIDALDKATLDYAQLLRDPPQERSRKVGQRTLVVLDPTHDSRIDVGLERDVFGGEVLAGAVQVLMANRTFRKIPKLMTLLVCIPIVALGAGVGVSVRTTGHRPGIRWGLRAVRLALLCLVIAAVAAGTLLLYTYFGLMTLPALWLLAVVISCLTASYLSARFAGGRRLSFREASGRGWPYAAGSSPGTTP; this is translated from the coding sequence ATGACGCACGGGCCTGATAGCCAGGGGCGCACCAGCGGGAAGCAAGATCCCACGGTAATTGTCTCGCTCGATCCGTGGGAGCACGAGCCGGATACTCAAGCCGATAGCACGGATGACCTTACGGGTCTCAACGCGGGCTCGTACGAACTGCTCGAGTTCATCGGCGGCGGGGCGATGGGCCGCGTCTACCGCGCGCGGAAGCGAGGCCGCCAACGCCAGCGCGCCATCAAGGTCCTCCGCCCGACCGATGGCCAGGCCGAGGCGCTGATCCATGAGGCCATCGATCACCCCAACGTAGTCGCGGTGGAAGACTTCGGGACGCTCACTGACCGCCAGGGCCGGGAGCGGCCGTACATCGTGATGGAACTGCTGAGCCGTGGTGCCGCCCTCGACTACTGGATCGCCGAGCATAAGCCCGCCCTCGACGAGCGCCTGCGGCTTATCGAAGAGGCCGCCCGGGGCGTGGCCTATGCGCACTCGCTTGGCGTGCTCCACCACGACCTCAAGCCCGCGAATATCTTGGTTGATCGCTTCGGCACGGCCAAGGTTGCCGACTTCGGGCTGGCGCAGCTCCGCATCGAAGCGGGACATACTCCAAGCGGTGGCACTCGGGCGTATCAAAGCCCCGAGCAGTGCTCCCTATCGGCGACCGATCTCGATGCGCGCAGCGATGTGTACGCGCTCGGGGCCACGCTCTTCAGCTCGCTCACCGATGGTGCCGTTCCAGTACCGATGCCGGCAATCCCAACGCGTGAGGAAACCCGCCGCATCAAGCTTGAGAGCGATCCTATGCTCTCATTGCTGCCAGCGGATACTCCCTTGGCGCTGGTGTCCTTGCTCCGCAAGGCCCTGGCGGCCCAGCGGGAGGACCGGCACGAGAGCGCCCACGCCTTCGCGAACGCGATTGCGCAAGTGCGTGCCGAGGGGCGTACGCCGGTGGGTCGCGGCAAAGCCGTGCTCGCCGGCTGGTGCCGAACAAGGCCTAGATTGGTGGCGTGGGTACTGGGCATGGTCATCGGCCTGGTGCTCGCGTTCGCGTTCTCGTTCCCGCTGCGCATGTTCCGCCCGCTAGAGAACTGGTATCTCGCGCAGCTCCCAGCACTCGACGCCGAAACGGTCAACGACTTCGAGGAAGTCCGCATCGTGCGCATGCCGCCGCCCTTCGAGATGGTCGCTCTGGCAACCGAACTCGGTGTCAAGGGTGTCCAAGCGTCCCCGGCCCGAACATGGCGACCCATGCACGGCCAGTTCGTCGATGCGATGTCGCAAGCGGGCGCGCGTGTCGTGGCCTTCGATCTGTACTTCCCCCAGGCGTGGCCCGAACTCGATGCCCCCTTCGCCGCCGCGATCGAACGCAGCACCGAGCGTGGCACGCCGGTGGTCATCGGGGCCAATTCTTGGATCGTCGACGCCGCCGATCGCCCGGTCATGCCCGAGGCCTTTGGGCAGGCAGGAGCGCGCTGGGGCTCGCTGCTGCTCGATCTGGCGGGGCCGTTGCCGCTCATCCCGTTGGTCGCCCAGCCTCCGGAGGGCGAGGGGTTGCCGAGCTTCGTGCTGGCGACGAACGCCGCGGCCTTACAGCCACAGGCGCAGTTCTCGGCATGGACCACCGCTGACGGCGTGCGCATGCGGTTCTGGCAGCCGGTCGGCGATACCGGACAACGTCGCCGCATCGGCGTCGATGTACTGTGGCCAGCCGCAATTCAGCAATCGGTGAGCCGTGTGCCCAAGGCCGCCCGCCGGGGCCGGGGCGAAGACTGGAACATGGCATACACGCAGCGGGCGGTGTTCGGCATCGACGCTCTAGACAAAGCGACGCTCGACTACGCCCAGTTGCTGCGCGATCCTCCCCAGGAACGATCGCGAAAGGTCGGGCAACGAACGTTGGTCGTGCTCGATCCCACGCATGACAGCCGGATTGACGTCGGGCTCGAACGCGATGTGTTCGGTGGGGAAGTTCTGGCTGGCGCGGTCCAAGTGCTCATGGCCAATCGTACATTCCGGAAGATACCCAAACTGATGACCTTGTTGGTGTGCATCCCCATCGTGGCGCTTGGTGCGGGCGTTGGCGTGAGTGTGCGCACGACTGGCCATCGGCCCGGGATTCGGTGGGGGTTGCGCGCCGTGCGTTTGGCCCTGTTGTGCCTGGTCATCGCGGCCGTTGCTGCGGGCACCTTGTTGCTGTATACCTACTTCGGCCTGATGACACTCCCGGCACTCTGGCTGTTAGCCGTGGTAATCTCGTGTCTGACGGCCTCGTATCTGAGTGCTCGGTTTGCCGGTGGGCGACGGCTCAGCTTCCGAGAAGCCTCGGGGCGCGGCTGGCCGTATGCTGCCGGCAGTTCCCCTGGTACCACACCCTGA